A portion of the Carya illinoinensis cultivar Pawnee chromosome 11, C.illinoinensisPawnee_v1, whole genome shotgun sequence genome contains these proteins:
- the LOC122281450 gene encoding succinate-semialdehyde dehydrogenase, mitochondrial, with the protein MEISFLTLTAARPRVAQLTLRETEREGIVGEGEKLRKKANREMRMLKAAPISIMAGRLTNLISRPKSFVSARASSAPHITRQMSTEAQSVASRLSSSGLLRSQGLIGGKWVDAYDKKTIKVYNPATGEVITDIPCMGGRETNDAISSAFDAFNPWRKLTATERSRFLRKWYDLLIAHKEELGQLITLEQGKPLKEALGEVSYGAGFIEFSAEEAKRVYGDIIPSTLADRRLFVLKQPVGVVGAITPWNFPLAMITRKVGPALACGCTVVIKPSELTPLTALAAAELALQAGIPPGVVNVVMGNAPEIGDSLLASTQVRKITFTGSTAVGKKLMAGAAGTVKRVSLELGGNAPCIIFDDADLDVAVKGTLAAKFRNSGQTCVCANRVIVQEGIYEKFANAFSNAVENLLVGDGFTEGVVQGPLINEAAVQKVESFVEDAISKGAKVLLGGKRHGLGMTFYEPTVIADVKSGMLLSREEVFGPVAPLLRFKTEEEAIHIANDTNAGLAAYIFTNNMQRSWRVSEALEYGLVGINEGIVSTEVAPFGGVKQSGLGREGSKYGMDEYLEMKYVCLGNMNSN; encoded by the exons ATGGAGATCTCCTTCCTGACATTGACAGCAGCGAGGCCGCGAGTAGCTCAACTCACtttgagagagacagagagagagggaatcgTCGGAGAGGGAGAAAAACTCAGAAAGAAGGCGAATCGAGAGATGAGGATGTTGAAAGCTGCACCTATAAGCATAATGGCAGGCCGATTGACCAACCTTATATCGCGTCCCAAGTCTTTCGTTTCCGCGCGCGCATCATCCGCTCCTCACATTACTCGCCAG ATGAGCACGGAGGCGCAGAGTGTTGCTTCTCGGCTCAGTAGTTCCGGATTATTGCGGAGCCAGGGGCTGATTGGAGGGAAATGGGTTGATGCATATGACAAGAAGACCATCAAG GTTTACAATCCAGCAACTGGTGAAGTTATAACAGATATTCCATGCATGGGTGGGAGGGAGACGAATGATGCGATATCTTCAGCCTTTGATGCATTTAATC CTTGGAGAAAACTTACTGCCACTGAAAGGAGCAGATTTCTAAGGAAATG GTATGATCTGCTAATTGCTCACAAAGAAGAGCTTGGACAACTTATAACCTTAGAGCAAGGGAAACCTTTAAAGGAAGCCCTGGGCGAG GTTAGCTATGGGGCCGGTTTTATCGAGTTCTCTGCAGAGGAGGCCAAACGTGTATATGGTGATATAATTCCATCAACTCTTGCTGATCGTCGGTTGTTTGTTTTAAAGCAG CCTGTAGGTGTGGTAGGTGCGATTACACCCTGGAACTTCCCCTTGGCTATGATTACTCGGAAG GTTGGTCCTGCACTTGCATGTGGCTGCACTGTTGTCATAAAACCCTCTGAACTTACACCCCTCACAGCTTTAGCAGCAGCTGAGCTTGCTCTTCAGGCTGGAATTCCACCg ggTGTCGTCAATGTGGTTATGGGAAATGCTCCTGAAATTGGGGATTCTTTACTTGCAAGTACACAG GTAAGAAAGATCACATTCACAGGTTCAACAGCAGTTGGAAAGAAGCTGATGGCTGGTGCTGCTGGCACCGTTAAAAGG GTTTCTCTTGAACTCGGTGGCAATGCGCCCTGCATAATCTTTGATGATGCAGACCTGGATGTGGCAGTAAAAGGAACT CTTGCAGCAAAGTTTCGTAATAGTGGACAAACATGTGTCTGTGCAAATAGAGTTATTGTGCAAGAAG GTATCTACGAGAAATTTGCAAATGCTTTTTCCAATGCTGTCGAGAATCTTCTAGTTGGGGATGGCTTTACTGAGGGTGTGGTTCAG GGTCCTCTAATCAATGAAGCTGCAGTTCAAAAG gtTGAATCGTTTGTTGAAGATGCAATTTCAAAG gGAGCAAAAGTCCTACTGGGGGGTAAAAGACATGGTCTTGGCATGACCTTTTATGAGCCTACAGTGATTGCCGATGTCAAGAGTGGGATGCTTCTATCAAg GGAGGAAGTATTTGGACCTGTGGCACCCCTATTACGGTTCAAAACTGAGGAGGAAGCTATCCACATTGCCAATGACACCAATGCAG GTTTAGCCGCTTACATATTCACAAACAACATGCAACGCTCATGGCGTGTGTCTGAAGCTCTTGAATATGGACTTGTTGGGATCAATGAAGGCATAGTTTCAACAGAG GTTGCTCCATTTGGAGGCGTTAAGCAGTCTGGTCTTGGACGGGAAGGTTCCAAATATGGGATGGATGAATATCTGGAA